In Schistocerca nitens isolate TAMUIC-IGC-003100 chromosome 10, iqSchNite1.1, whole genome shotgun sequence, a single window of DNA contains:
- the LOC126209780 gene encoding uncharacterized protein LOC126209780 isoform X1, whose product MDQISNIHLRWNKHQATLISVFDALLDNEKLTDCTISAEGHHLRAHKIILSACSPYFEELFTENNEKHPIIILHDVKYDVIKALLDFMYRGEVNIPQKELSGVLKLSESLQVRGLSGRGCMDGVNMQKGSGRDMPPVLSEALSAQPASVPCFTSGRNEPEDKLESFRGYSPIVSSQEGGSGEVNSVLNYTQKYIKSVNHCGSLQLTGQNAFKEVITPDLESVHHLPSQRQVLPATHNSTGGPVYNLVPLQSVCSELQSCNEKTVVAENEHFSIPEVVLRDKNSSNSSARKQEVKQETKSESPESHMEIIEDVTLDDGDNFRDGSVNIVGVSGRSAHPETLPSQPTSMPCCTSGQNEPEQKMESFRGCSPAVSCQEEGSVERDSISKSIQKQRKDINHARSDRAGKNIFEDIITPDVNSVHQLPSERRVMATMHNSNGGPAYSPIRALKTLVSCAHTTICSSSYSPIPQQSVYSELQSFGRLMTVAENERFLMPGAVLPDKKSANVSAHQQEVSFVIKSEVPENHGEVVEDLTLDEDEDYLCASDYRDDCSSGEVDIEEVRRVSAGLTYKENFCTQGINNLHSLFGSVDLSNMTLTTSQTVLHNQFTCKSCGKSYQHPQGLQRHVNLQCGKERRYQCPRCNYRCARSDNLKTHMASRRCQMHKK is encoded by the coding sequence ATGGATCAGATCAGTAACATTCATTTAAGGTGGAACAAACATCAAGCTACTTTGATCTCAGTTTTTGATGCTCTGTTGGACAATGAGAAATTAACAGACTGCACAATTAGTGCTGAGGGCCACCATTTAAGAGCACATAAGATAATTCTTTCAGCCTGTAGTCCATATTTTGAGGAACTGTTCACCGAAAACAATGAGAAGCACCCAATTATTATTCTGCACGATGTAAAATACGATGTGATTAAAGCTTTGCTGGACTTTATGTATCGTGGTGAAGTAAATATACCACAAAAGGAGCTTAGTGGTGTTCTTAAGCTCTCGGAGTCCCTTCAGGTTAGGGGACTGTCTGGCAGAGGATGTATGGACGGTGTCAACATGCAGAAAGGCAGTGGTAGAGATATGCCACCAGTACTTTCGGAAGCACTCTCAGCCCAACCTGCTTCTGTGCCGTGCTTCACGTCAGGTCGGAATGAGCCAGAAGATAAGCTGGAATCATTTAGAGGATACTCTCCAATTGTGTCATCCCAGGAAGGAGGTTCCGGGGAAGTAAACTCGGTTCTTAATTACACTCAGAAGTACATAAAAAGTGTTAATCACTGTGGTTCTCTTCAGCTGACAGGCCAAAATGCATTTAAAGAAGTCATTACTCCCGATCTTGAAAGTGTGCATCATCTTCCATCTCAAAGACAAGTATTGCCCGCAACGCATAACTCAACTGGTGGACCAGTGTACAATCTGGTGCCTCTTCAGTCCGTGTGCAGTGAGTTGCAGAGCTGCAATGAGAAAACAGTTGTTGCGGAAAATGAACATTTTTCGATACCAGAAGTAGTATTACGTGACAAAAACTCGTCGAATTCGAGTGCACGAAAACAGGAggtaaaacaagaaacaaaatctgaGAGCCCCGAGAGTCACATGGAAATTATTGAAGACGTAACTCTCGATGATGGTGACAATTTTCGTGATGGTAGTGTCAACATTGTGGGAGTTAGTGGAAGAAGTGCACATCCAGAAACCCTGCCGTCTCAACCTACTTCTATGCCATGCTGTACCTCAGGTCAGAATGAACCAGAACAAAAGATGGAGTCATTTAGAGGATGCTCTCCAGCTGTATCATGCCAGGAAGAAGGTTCTGTGGAAAGAGACTCCATTTCTAAATCCATTCAAAAGCAAAGAAAAGATATTAATCATGCCCGTTCTGATCGAGCAGGCAAGAATATATTTGAAGATATCATTACTCCTGATGTTAATAGTGTGCATCAACTTCCATCTGAGAGACGAGTAATGGCCACAATGCATAATTCAAATGGCGGACCAGCTTACAGTCCAATTCGGGCACTAAAGACTTTGGTATCGTGTGCCCACACTACCATATGTTCATCGTCTTACAGTCCAATTCCTCAGCAGTCTGTATACAGTGAGTTGCAGAGCTTCGGCAGGTTAATGACTGTTGCAGAAAATGAACGGTTTTTAATGCCAGGAGCAGTATTACCTGATAAAAAGTCAGCAAATGTAAGTGCACACCAACAGGAAGTATCTTTCGTAATAAAATCTGAGGTCCCTGAGAATCACGGGGAAGTTGTTGAAGACCTTACTCTCGATGAGGATGAGGACTATCTTTGTGCCAGTGATTATCGTGATGATTGTAGCAGTGGAGAAGTTGACATTGAGGAAGTCAGGAGAGTGAGTGCAGGTCTTACATATAAAGAGAATTTTTGCACTCAAGGAATTAATAATCTGCATTCATTATTTGGCAGTGTTGATTTGAGTAACATGACACTGACAACATCCCAGACAGTATTACATAATCAGTTTACTTGTAAGTCTTGTGGGAAGTCTTATCAGCATCCCCAAGGGCTGCAGAGACATGTAAATCTACAATGTGGTAAAGAACGTCGTTATCAGTGCCCTCGCTGCAATTATCGATGTGCTAGGAGTGATAATTTAAAAACACACATGGCTTCTCGCCGTTGTCAGATGCACAAAAAATAA